One Bacillota bacterium genomic window carries:
- a CDS encoding lactate utilization protein produces the protein MNETSRDVREWFTQSQVQKCLDALRNNQFNALYASDPESARRVVLSLIPPGATVAIGGSVTIRELDLPRLLRDQGHRIEDGWQDFDSEEEAREAARRRLLADVFLCSTNALTLDGKLVNVDGSGTRVNAMIFGPRRVIVVAGINKLVKDVEEGLWRAKNVAAPMVYHAKNARTPCAVSGRCTSCLPPTRQCRVVTILEARPRLNTDFHVIIVGQRLGY, from the coding sequence ATGAACGAAACATCCCGCGATGTGAGGGAATGGTTCACCCAATCGCAGGTGCAGAAGTGCCTTGACGCACTGCGCAATAATCAATTCAACGCCCTCTATGCCTCCGACCCGGAATCTGCACGGCGGGTGGTCCTGTCCCTCATCCCCCCGGGGGCCACGGTAGCGATAGGAGGTTCGGTGACCATCCGCGAACTGGACCTCCCCCGCCTGCTCCGGGACCAGGGACACCGGATCGAGGACGGCTGGCAGGACTTCGACAGCGAGGAAGAAGCACGCGAGGCGGCCCGCCGCCGCCTCCTGGCTGACGTCTTCCTCTGCAGCACGAACGCCCTTACGCTCGATGGCAAGCTGGTCAACGTGGACGGCAGCGGCACGCGGGTCAACGCCATGATCTTTGGGCCGCGGCGCGTCATCGTAGTGGCCGGGATTAACAAGCTGGTGAAAGACGTGGAAGAAGGGCTGTGGCGGGCCAAGAACGTCGCTGCCCCCATGGTTTACCACGCGAAGAACGCCCGCACCCCATGTGCCGTAAGCGGGCGCTGCACTTCCTGCCTGCCCCCCACGCGTCAGTGCCGCGTAGTCACCATCCTGGAGGCGCGTCCGCGCCTCAACACTGACTTCCATGTGATAATCGTGGGGCAAAGGCTCGGATACTGA